A stretch of the Malus sylvestris chromosome 10, drMalSylv7.2, whole genome shotgun sequence genome encodes the following:
- the LOC126587949 gene encoding uncharacterized protein LOC126587949 — MDSARSWLQKFQPRVKKKAAAENSKDEQQNSASDEAPSSVTKQKVEAAKQYIENHYKAQMKSLEDRKERRWMLERRLADADVSQEDQMNVLKYLEQKETEYMHLQRHKMGVDDFQLLTIIGRGAFGEVRICREKTTGHVYAMKKLKKSEMLRRGQVEHVKAERNLLAEVDSAYIVKLYCSFQDEEFLYLIMEYLPGGDMMTLLMRKDILTEDEARFYVGETVLAIESIHKHNYIHRDIKPDNLLLDSHGHMKLSDFGLCKPLGSNSFPDLSENDNGVGRNSNSLSASHKHSNLPTTPKRTQQEKLLHWQKNRRMLAYSTVGTPDYIAPEVLLKKGYGMECDWWSLGAIMYEMLVGFPPFYSEEPMSTCRKIVNWRTHLKFPEEAKLSPEAKDLICKLLCNVEQRLGTQGAHEIKAHPWFDGLQWDRLYQMEAAFIPEVNNELDTQNFEKFDELGAPVETSTKSGPWRKMLSSMDTNFVGYTYKNYEIVDEHHMPGIAELKKKNTRPKRPSVKSLFDTPDPSNPPIQETSPQRVPNQLGVSGGSQPSRQSTRPPLHQHKPPRR, encoded by the exons ATGGATTCTGCGAGGAGTTGGCTTCAGAAGTTCCAGCCGAGGGTGAAGAAGAAGGCGGCGGCGGAGAATTCGAAAGACGAGCAGCAGAATTCTGCTTCCGATGAGGCGCCGTCAAGCGTGACGAAACAGAAGGTGGAGGCGGCCAAACAGTACATTGAGAACCATTACAAGGCGCAAATGAAGTCCTTGGAGGATAGGAAGGAGAG GCGGTGGATGCTCGAAAGGCGGCTGGCGGATGCGGACGTTTCGCAGGAGGATCAGATGAATGTGTTGAAGTATTTGGAGCAGAAGGAGACGGAGTATATGCACCTTCAGAGGCATAAAATGGGGGTTGATGACTTTCAGCTTTTGACAATTATCGGAAGGGGTGCATTCGGAGAG GTCAGAATTTGTAGAGAAAAAACTACTGGGCATGTATATGCCATGAAAAAGCTTAAGAAATCGGAGATGCTCCGGAGAGGCCAG GTGGAACAtgttaaagctgaaagaaatCTTCTTGCTGAGGTTGATAGTGCTTACATCGTTAAGCTCTACTGCTCCTTTCAAGACGAAGAATTTTTGTATCTTATAATGGAGTATCTTCCGGGGGGTGATATGATGACATTACTAATGCGCAAAGATATCTTGACTGAAGACGAAGCCAGGTTTTATGTTGGAGAGACGGTCCTTGCCATTGAATCTATTCACAAGCACAACTACATCCACAG GGATATTAAGCCTGATAATTTATTGCTCGACTCTCACGGCCACATGAAGCTTTCAGATTTTGGGTTGTGTAAGCCTTTGGGCTCTAATAGCTTTCCAGATCTTAGTGAGAATGACAACGGGGTTGGAAGGAATTCAAATTCCCTTTCAGCGAGTCATAAGCATTCTAACCTTCCCACAACACCAAAACGGACCCAGCAGGAAAAGTTATTGCACTGGCAAAAGAACAGGCGAATGCTG GCTTATTCAACAGTTGGAACTCCAGATTACATTGCTCCGGAAGTATTGCTGAAGAAAGGATATGGAATGGAATGTGACTG GTGGTCTCTTGGTGCAATCATGTATGAGATGCTTGTAGGATTTCCACCTTTCTATTCCGAAGAACCAATGTCAACATGCAGAAAG ATTGTTAACTGGAGAACTCATCTGAAATTCCCAGAAGAAGCAAAGCTCTCTCCTGAAGCTAAGGATCTCATTTGCAAGCTCCTCTGCAATGTCGAGCAGAGGCTTGGGACGCAAGGAGCTCATGAAATAAAA GCTCACCCATGGTTTGATGGGTTACAATGGGATAGATTATATCAGATGGAAGCGGCTTTCATACCAGAGGTTAACAATGAGTTAGACACTCAAAACTTTGAGAAGTTTGATGAG TTGGGGGCTCCAGTAGAGACTTCGACAAAATCTGGTCCGTGGAGAAAG ATGCTTTCTTCCATGGATACGAATTTCGTTGGCTATACCTACAAGAATTATGAAATTGTTGATGAGCATCATATGCCTGGCATTG CTgagttgaagaaaaagaataccAGGCCAAAGCGGCCATCTGTTAAATCATTATTTG ACACACCTGATCCTTCGAACCCCCCAATTCAGGAAACCTCTCCCCAACGTGTGCCCAACCAGTTGGGTGTCTCAGGAGGCTCTCAGCCTTCACGGCAATCTACTAGACCCCCACTACATCAACACAAACCACCACGAAGATAA